One region of Sulfuriroseicoccus oceanibius genomic DNA includes:
- a CDS encoding sugar transferase, translating into MNKNAISTQALQLIDAALVLLAAFLSEKIWQHSWEWLDSFERIVIERKSSDGFTQLGNNVWVVAVFIPLVLEMFGFYKQRYKRSLRRAVVPIFETFMVIFFLLGVITMFFKLDLPHRPTLVMVPSIFTVLVLLREWGLQAYYRHVATHDEAKIQVILAGAPGAIEEWEASLKRADRDRMHVVQRFNLRDHDELELDSMLASHPAERVVFLVRDIAFDKVTKAVETAELQGVEAWIAADFVRARIAKPTFDLFNGQSMLVLRSTPSLSWALLAKDFFDRISAAVLLVMSSPIWLIAAAGIMISNPGPVFFRQRRAGRYGKPFGMWKFRTMYQDAEARLAEVKEKAGNEMDGPVFKLEKDPRVFKFGEILRRTSIDELPQLINVLKGEMSMVGPRPLPIYEVAAFERSAHRRRLSVKPGITCTWQAGGRNKITSFEEWVQMDLEYIDNWSLWEDFKIVLMTVPAVLFGKGAK; encoded by the coding sequence ATGAACAAAAACGCGATATCAACTCAGGCTTTGCAGTTGATCGACGCCGCACTGGTGTTGCTGGCGGCGTTTTTGTCCGAAAAGATCTGGCAGCACTCGTGGGAGTGGCTGGATAGCTTTGAGCGGATTGTCATCGAGCGGAAGTCGTCCGACGGGTTCACCCAGTTGGGTAACAATGTGTGGGTTGTGGCGGTATTCATTCCGCTGGTGCTGGAGATGTTCGGGTTCTACAAGCAGCGTTACAAGCGCAGCTTGCGGCGCGCGGTGGTGCCGATCTTCGAGACTTTCATGGTGATCTTTTTCCTGCTGGGAGTGATCACGATGTTCTTCAAACTGGATTTGCCGCACCGTCCGACTCTGGTGATGGTGCCGAGCATATTCACTGTGCTGGTGTTGTTGAGGGAGTGGGGATTGCAGGCTTATTACCGGCATGTGGCGACTCACGACGAGGCGAAGATCCAAGTGATTTTGGCGGGTGCTCCGGGGGCGATCGAGGAATGGGAGGCTAGCCTCAAGAGAGCAGACCGTGACCGCATGCACGTAGTCCAACGTTTCAACCTGCGCGATCACGACGAACTTGAGCTCGACTCTATGTTGGCGAGCCATCCTGCCGAGCGAGTGGTATTCCTGGTGCGTGACATTGCCTTCGACAAAGTGACCAAGGCTGTGGAGACCGCTGAGCTCCAAGGGGTGGAAGCTTGGATTGCGGCTGACTTCGTACGGGCCCGCATTGCCAAGCCGACCTTCGACCTTTTCAATGGGCAGTCGATGTTGGTTTTGCGCTCCACGCCTTCGTTGTCGTGGGCGCTGTTAGCAAAAGACTTCTTCGACCGGATCTCGGCGGCTGTGTTGCTGGTGATGAGTTCACCGATTTGGTTGATCGCCGCTGCAGGGATCATGATTTCCAATCCGGGGCCGGTGTTCTTCCGTCAGCGCCGAGCCGGACGCTACGGCAAGCCATTCGGGATGTGGAAATTCCGCACTATGTATCAAGACGCCGAGGCACGATTGGCCGAGGTGAAAGAGAAAGCGGGCAACGAAATGGACGGTCCGGTTTTCAAGCTGGAGAAGGATCCGCGTGTGTTCAAGTTCGGTGAGATTTTGCGACGCACGAGCATTGATGAACTGCCACAGCTCATCAATGTGCTCAAAGGCGAGATGAGCATGGTTGGTCCGCGCCCTTTGCCTATTTACGAAGTCGCCGCGTTTGAGCGCTCGGCCCACCGGCGGAGGCTTAGCGTGAAGCCAGGCATCACGTGCACCTGGCAGGCTGGGGGGCGGAACAAAATCACCAGCTTCGAAGAGTGGGTGCAGATGGATTTGGAATATATCGACAACTGGTCGCTGTGGGAGGACTTCAAGATTGTCCTCATGACCGTGCCTGCCGTGTTGTTTGGCAAGGGGGCGAAGTGA
- a CDS encoding exosortase-associated EpsI family protein has translation MKSLKFRLAFFVGLVGVTLGLCQMFPNAALDPAAGVVMKLPDVIPGFTSREVEMSDEEKYWLPPETSSVKRVYTPIHGETADELAFGGITASIILSGGDRRSLHRPEVCMTGQGWTIEKREVVSLETEGGPLDVMDLYLKRKMTDPDGTEWVLYANYIYWWVGKEVSTPHSWQRILTTSLNNMFFNINDRWAYPSVMVYTAKDAGSVGRVVARDRALKYIQRYAPTFQKSLGAKGGDE, from the coding sequence ATGAAGAGTTTGAAGTTTCGATTGGCGTTTTTTGTCGGGCTTGTGGGCGTGACGTTGGGGCTTTGCCAGATGTTTCCGAACGCGGCATTGGACCCGGCGGCGGGGGTGGTGATGAAGTTGCCTGATGTGATCCCGGGCTTCACCAGTCGCGAGGTGGAGATGAGCGACGAGGAGAAGTACTGGCTGCCTCCGGAGACCAGCAGTGTGAAGCGCGTGTACACACCGATTCATGGGGAAACCGCGGATGAGTTGGCATTCGGAGGAATCACCGCGTCGATCATTCTCAGTGGTGGTGACCGGCGTAGTCTCCACCGTCCTGAGGTCTGCATGACCGGACAGGGGTGGACGATCGAGAAACGTGAGGTGGTCAGCTTGGAAACCGAAGGCGGTCCGCTCGACGTGATGGACCTTTATTTGAAGCGCAAGATGACCGATCCGGACGGAACGGAGTGGGTGCTTTATGCCAACTACATCTATTGGTGGGTCGGGAAGGAAGTGTCGACGCCGCACAGCTGGCAGCGCATCCTGACAACCTCGCTGAACAACATGTTCTTCAACATCAATGACCGCTGGGCCTATCCGAGCGTGATGGTGTATACGGCGAAGGATGCTGGCTCCGTGGGGCGTGTGGTCGCTCGTGATCGCGCGTTGAAGTACATCCAGCGATATGCGCCGACCTTCCAAAAGTCACTCGGTGCGAAAGGCGGCGACGAGTAA
- a CDS encoding O-antigen ligase family protein: MSKVLDYAGQALTMLGFLFVAVLGTADNVPMAFPGVSVMGLGAVLTVAGWGLRERGRIRWGSVLLAFAGVGVLGCFLWRAMMSPVAHFAQLDVALIAALAAGLVVIVFGRWPVNLRWFGALLSLLTLVNLWIAVVQVVVEPGYAPWASLGLERPLDNPQASGFFFHQNPFGAFSAAAGLLLLGMARAKIGTGFERAVHGLGSLAAFVGVYLSFSRAAMLGAVVGLAVMAAVVGVTAVMRRRMSGPRRAAVMAGVVLALAGIGYGAMWGAERIISHRWGDRTGLEQLGKLDSRGDSWRLAMDVFQGSPVVGEGSRGFQDRQYDYWAADAYSLEADYHYAHNEYLQVLSDYGLVGGLLLLLAMAALGIRAVVLIGRGARAEKEAPAMPLVWRGAFAGLCALAADAVFSFNLHFVPVAALAGVMLGVMMRNLAPTSSGGARQVVRKPDVMAAVAWGGLLVVSVASVIAVVKPVAGSWWRWQLAEPMVADGSLGDLDQVTLARELYAESGDYWSSLRMGEVAWRVARSDRLEWSDRKALAEEALEAYAAAADVWPADPLPHGKQAEILLALGRFDEAEAVYQVAIERSGNRDRWFTYGFDLGLLYFTRARIAMEDCDHHAATYWLTLAKETLDSQPWPAVPERRKQWDDARAAVDADIALLKGLKEWFPESTDVRPPE, from the coding sequence ATGAGCAAAGTTCTCGATTACGCAGGCCAGGCATTGACGATGCTTGGCTTTCTTTTTGTCGCGGTGCTTGGTACGGCGGACAACGTTCCCATGGCGTTTCCCGGCGTGTCCGTGATGGGGCTTGGGGCCGTGCTGACGGTTGCCGGATGGGGTCTGCGTGAGCGCGGGAGAATCCGCTGGGGCAGCGTGCTGCTGGCATTTGCCGGGGTGGGGGTGCTTGGGTGTTTTCTGTGGAGGGCGATGATGTCGCCGGTAGCGCATTTCGCCCAGCTTGATGTGGCGTTGATTGCTGCGTTGGCGGCGGGATTGGTGGTGATAGTTTTTGGTCGCTGGCCGGTGAACCTTCGTTGGTTCGGAGCGCTTCTGTCGTTACTGACCTTGGTCAATTTGTGGATCGCCGTGGTTCAAGTGGTTGTCGAACCGGGGTACGCGCCGTGGGCCTCACTCGGCTTGGAGCGGCCGCTGGACAACCCGCAGGCATCCGGATTCTTCTTCCATCAGAACCCATTCGGTGCGTTCTCTGCGGCAGCGGGGCTGCTACTGCTGGGAATGGCGCGCGCCAAGATCGGAACCGGCTTCGAACGTGCGGTCCACGGATTGGGCTCGCTGGCTGCTTTTGTCGGCGTTTACCTCTCATTCTCCCGTGCGGCGATGCTTGGTGCGGTGGTCGGGCTGGCTGTGATGGCGGCGGTGGTGGGTGTGACTGCTGTGATGCGTCGCCGGATGTCCGGCCCTCGGCGGGCGGCGGTGATGGCCGGTGTGGTGCTTGCTTTGGCAGGCATCGGCTACGGTGCGATGTGGGGGGCGGAAAGGATTATCAGCCATCGTTGGGGCGATCGAACCGGGCTCGAGCAGCTGGGTAAACTGGATAGTCGCGGCGATTCCTGGCGGCTGGCGATGGATGTGTTTCAGGGCAGTCCCGTCGTGGGTGAGGGCAGCCGTGGATTCCAAGATCGGCAGTACGACTACTGGGCGGCGGACGCCTACTCGCTCGAGGCTGACTACCACTACGCGCATAACGAGTACCTGCAGGTGTTGTCCGACTATGGGCTCGTGGGTGGCTTGTTGTTGTTGTTGGCGATGGCTGCGCTCGGGATTCGCGCAGTCGTGTTGATTGGGCGTGGGGCCAGGGCCGAGAAGGAGGCTCCGGCAATGCCTCTGGTCTGGCGCGGTGCATTTGCCGGGTTGTGTGCGCTGGCAGCGGACGCGGTATTCAGTTTCAACCTGCACTTCGTACCAGTCGCGGCGTTGGCCGGGGTGATGCTCGGCGTGATGATGCGCAATTTGGCACCAACCTCTAGCGGCGGAGCTCGGCAGGTGGTTCGAAAACCGGATGTGATGGCTGCCGTAGCATGGGGTGGTCTGTTGGTGGTGTCGGTCGCTTCGGTGATCGCCGTGGTGAAGCCGGTGGCCGGATCGTGGTGGCGTTGGCAGTTGGCCGAGCCAATGGTGGCTGATGGTTCGCTCGGTGATCTCGATCAAGTCACACTCGCGCGTGAGCTGTATGCGGAGTCTGGTGATTATTGGTCGTCTTTGCGAATGGGAGAGGTTGCTTGGCGGGTCGCACGTTCTGATCGGTTGGAGTGGAGCGACCGGAAAGCGTTGGCTGAAGAGGCCCTGGAGGCCTACGCCGCGGCGGCGGATGTGTGGCCTGCGGATCCATTGCCACATGGAAAGCAGGCGGAGATTCTCTTGGCGCTTGGGCGTTTCGACGAGGCTGAGGCCGTCTATCAAGTGGCGATCGAACGTAGCGGCAATCGTGACCGCTGGTTCACCTACGGCTTCGACCTCGGGTTGCTCTATTTCACCCGTGCACGGATCGCGATGGAGGACTGCGACCACCACGCCGCGACCTATTGGCTGACCCTTGCCAAAGAGACGCTCGATAGCCAGCCATGGCCGGCGGTGCCTGAGCGTCGGAAGCAATGGGATGACGCCCGAGCCGCGGTGGATGCCGATATTGCTTTGCTCAAGGGCTTGAAAGAATGGTTCCCCGAGAGCACTGACGTGCGCCCTCCAGAGTAA
- a CDS encoding UbiA family prenyltransferase, translating to MSKQGHGSESVATQPLALVRAMRPHHWVKNAFCAAAIVFSGNLTKLDLWWDLLVLVVAFCFASSAGYLINDVVNRHEDREHPRKRMRPVASGRVSVLAACLAAAGLAMVAVSGAGLWFAESGSDGQRAVACVAGYLGLSLVYSLVFRRVPVLDVLVLAIGFVLRVMAGAYAIGVAPSGWLIGVTYALAVLLGLGKRRGELSVLERSGGDLGSTRHALMRYVSPLEKGAVELAAVVVAAVYAMYCVHHPQAPWFLITVAPVFLGLWDYVRRTRRSVEVEVPEALMFKFGMLPICLLVWGALVIWFSLV from the coding sequence ATGAGTAAACAGGGGCACGGATCTGAATCGGTGGCGACTCAGCCTCTGGCGCTCGTGCGGGCGATGCGTCCGCATCACTGGGTGAAGAATGCCTTTTGCGCGGCGGCGATTGTTTTCAGCGGCAACCTGACTAAGCTCGATCTCTGGTGGGATCTGCTGGTTCTGGTTGTCGCTTTTTGTTTCGCCTCTAGTGCGGGTTATCTGATCAATGACGTGGTCAACCGTCATGAGGATCGGGAACATCCCCGCAAGCGGATGCGGCCGGTGGCGTCGGGACGGGTGAGCGTGCTAGCTGCGTGCCTGGCGGCGGCAGGGCTTGCGATGGTGGCGGTGAGCGGCGCCGGGCTTTGGTTTGCAGAGTCTGGGAGCGACGGCCAGCGTGCGGTGGCCTGTGTGGCTGGCTATCTTGGGTTGTCGTTGGTGTACTCTTTGGTTTTCCGGCGGGTGCCTGTGCTTGATGTGTTGGTGTTGGCGATTGGATTTGTACTGCGTGTGATGGCGGGGGCGTATGCGATTGGTGTGGCTCCGAGCGGTTGGTTGATTGGGGTGACTTATGCTTTGGCTGTTCTATTGGGGCTTGGAAAACGGCGTGGTGAACTGTCTGTGCTCGAGCGTAGCGGGGGCGATTTGGGGAGCACTCGGCATGCACTGATGCGTTATGTCTCTCCATTGGAGAAGGGTGCGGTCGAGCTGGCTGCTGTGGTGGTGGCTGCGGTGTATGCGATGTACTGTGTGCACCACCCCCAGGCGCCTTGGTTCTTAATTACGGTGGCGCCTGTATTTCTTGGTCTTTGGGACTATGTGCGGCGGACTCGGCGTTCGGTAGAAGTCGAGGTTCCAGAGGCTTTGATGTTCAAGTTCGGGATGCTGCCGATTTGTTTGTTGGTTTGGGGTGCGTTGGTAATTTGGTTTTCGTTGGTATGA
- the recA gene encoding recombinase RecA, with amino-acid sequence MAKSADTAADKLAKERLKNLDAAISNIKKEYGEGSIMRMGDEHRVDVDVIPTGNLLIDRALGVGGFPRGRIIEIFGPESSGKTTLTLTAIAQAQKKGGLAGFIDVEHALDPTYAKRLGVNMDDLLVSQPSSGEEALRICETLIRSNALDVIVLDSVAALVTRQELEGEIGDSTVGAQARLMSAAMRKLTAMIAKARTVCIFTNQIREKVGVMFGNPETTPGGRALKFYSSVRCDIRRIGQIKGTDGTVNGNRTKVKIVKNKVAPPFREAEFDIMYNEGISSVGSLLDLALEFDILQKRGSWFSYNGNQLAQGRDAAKEALKADNALYDEIEGIVKARMNPEAAEEAADEPAPAKA; translated from the coding sequence CGACGCCGCCATCTCCAATATCAAAAAGGAGTACGGCGAAGGATCGATCATGCGCATGGGCGACGAACACCGCGTCGATGTGGACGTGATCCCGACCGGCAACTTGCTCATCGACCGCGCACTCGGCGTTGGCGGCTTCCCTCGCGGACGAATCATCGAAATCTTCGGCCCAGAATCATCGGGTAAAACCACGCTCACCCTCACCGCCATCGCCCAGGCTCAGAAAAAGGGCGGACTCGCCGGCTTCATCGACGTCGAACACGCACTCGACCCGACCTACGCCAAGCGCCTCGGCGTCAACATGGACGACTTGCTCGTATCGCAGCCGTCCTCCGGTGAGGAAGCCCTCCGCATCTGCGAAACGCTCATCCGCTCGAACGCACTCGACGTGATCGTGCTCGACTCGGTGGCCGCACTCGTCACCCGCCAGGAACTCGAAGGCGAGATCGGCGACTCGACCGTCGGCGCCCAGGCCCGCTTGATGTCGGCCGCCATGCGTAAGCTCACCGCCATGATTGCGAAGGCACGCACCGTGTGTATTTTCACCAACCAGATCCGCGAGAAAGTCGGCGTTATGTTCGGAAACCCGGAAACCACCCCTGGTGGACGCGCCCTCAAGTTCTACAGCTCGGTACGCTGCGACATCCGCCGCATCGGCCAGATCAAAGGCACCGACGGCACCGTCAACGGCAACCGCACCAAGGTGAAGATCGTGAAGAACAAAGTGGCACCACCATTCCGTGAGGCCGAGTTCGACATCATGTACAACGAAGGCATCTCATCGGTCGGCTCACTGCTCGACCTTGCGCTGGAGTTCGACATCCTGCAGAAGCGCGGCTCATGGTTCTCCTACAACGGCAACCAGCTCGCCCAGGGCCGCGACGCCGCCAAGGAAGCCCTCAAGGCCGACAACGCGCTCTACGACGAGATCGAAGGAATCGTCAAAGCCCGCATGAACCCGGAGGCCGCTGAAGAAGCTGCCGACGAGCCAGCCCCAGCCAAGGCGTAA